One Dermatophagoides farinae isolate YC_2012a chromosome 1, ASM2471394v1, whole genome shotgun sequence genomic region harbors:
- the LOC124492679 gene encoding cytochrome P450 4V2 isoform X1 — protein MKNFVIIQDFSNIRFEYQNKIMATIVTMLPIGVIITAILVIIVNLFRLIFIQYRSYQYLKKIPGPDFRNPLLGNLKLFIDIICTPNYRPSQGFFSLLKDLSDEYGSKLGLCRVWFGPFIPIVVVTDANIAQKILNSEHHLDKATPYRLVRFVIFDGILTCNTEKWRQQKRELQPHLKLKALHSYLPNTKHYLSILNEKIDQCIKDNNGIFSDAKPVVSTFVLDVLGANFFSTEFNSLSAGFKEPKFIERFERMTDLSYVNLLKPWTYFFRYELFNSLILFTTKNMDNLKSLWLILRFQRSVREIINNRVEKLRKNKDERTTMMLDTMIESRMDHNSMKVTNIKEIETHMNFFIIGGHDTTTTSLSWTLYLLGHHPQIQERLREEIDEYLDELEANDEQITLLNMKRLKYLECCILEALRLYPSAPIVGRRGRTPIQLDNGITLPTHVNYLIIISKILKDPKYFREPNRFYPERFLVDKDDTENWFTHLAYFPFSAGIRMCLGREYAMMQSRMLFINLVGNYLIKSLDNYGELNPTMNVLHVPAHFPIQFQRRTNCKIRKLII, from the exons atgaaaaattttgttatcattcaagatttttcaaacattcgattcgaatatcaaaataaaattatggCAACCATAGTGACCATGTTACCCATTGGTGTAATAATAACCGCCATACTAGTCATCATTGTTAATCTATTCAGATTAATTTTTATCCAATATCGATCTTATCAATATCTGAAAAAGATTCCTGGCCCTGATTTTCGTAATCCATTGCTTGGAAATTTAAAACTATTCATCGATATCATTTGTACACCTAATTATCGTCCATCACAAG gATTTTTTAGTCTATTAAAAGATTTAAGTGATGAATATGGTTCAAAATTGGGTCTTTGTCGTGTTTGGTTCGGACCATTCATACCGATTGTCGTTGTAACCGATGCTAATATTGCacagaaaattttaaacagTGAACATCATCTGGATAAAGCTACACCATATCGTTTGGTTCGATTCGTAATATTTGATGGAATTCTTACATG TAATACGGAAAAATGGCGTCAACAAAAACGTGAACTACAACCACATCTTAAATTGAAAGCATTGCATTCATATCTACCGAATACTAAACATTATTTATcgatattgaatgaaaaaattgatcaatgtatCAAGGATAATAATGGTATATTTTCGGATGCTAAACCAGTCGTTTCAACGTTTGTACTCGATGTTCTTGGTG caaattttttcagtacagaattcaattcattatcagCTGGTTTCAAAGAACCTAAATTCATCGAACGATTCGAACGTATGACTGACTTAAGCTATGTAAATCTATTGAAACCATGGACATATTTTTTCCGTTatgaattattcaattcattgatattgTTCACAACCAAAAATATGGATAATTTAAAAAGTTTGTGGCTTATTCTACGATTTCAGCGTTCAGTTCGAGAG ATCATTAATAATCGTGTGGAAAAATTACgtaaaaataaagatgaacGAACTACAATGATGCTGGACACAATGATCGAATCACGAATGGATCATAATTCAATGAAAGTGACAAATattaaagaaattgaaacgcatatgaattttttcattattggcG GACatgatacaacaacaacttcatTATCATGGACATTATATTTGCTTGGTCATCATCCACAGATACAGGAACGATTACGTgaagaaattgatgaatatctAGATGAATTGGAAGCTAATGATGAACAGATTACattattgaatatgaaaCGATTAAAATATCTGGAATGTTGTATACTGGAAGCATTACGTCTTTATCCATCGGCACCGATTGTTGGTCGCCGTGGACGAACACCAATTCAACTGGATAATGGAATCACTTTACCAACACATGTTAattatttgataatcatatcgaaaatattgaaaGATCCAAAATATTTTCGTGAACCAAATCGTTTCTATCCAGAACGTTTTCTAGTGGATAAAGATGATACAGAAAATTGGTTCACACATTTAGCTTATTTTCCATTCAGTGCCGGTATTCGTATGTGTTTGGGTCGTGAATATGCAATGATGCAATCAAGAATGTTATTCATCAATCTAGTTGGTAATTATCTAATTAAATCATTAGATAATTATGGTGAATTGAATCCAACAATGAATGTTTTACATGTACCGGCACATTTTCccattcaatttcaacgacgaacaaattgtaaaattagaaaattaataatttaa
- the LOC124492681 gene encoding testis-specific serine/threonine-protein kinase 2-like, whose translation MFRELCNCWPTKPARHKREKERKNERKNNERITTMTKRRYDTNRKTYDWKKEDSSIRLSTRSGFAQIPTSPTATMAGATSINQSMRQATPKLSRPSTPSQMKTTDLTHIIRHDPNETTVEEILHWNGYKLEVEIGKGSFGSVYRARDLVNDTLVACKVIDISKTSKNQSLSVRNELYVMESVNHPHIIKLYRHFIIESPKSRQVYIFMQLAKSKSLSVYVRSFKTGLPEQTTKKMFAQVVSAINHLHEKHIAHRDIKMGNVLLDENNDCLVTDFGLSRIAYRASQGKKILTNKFCGTMPYMAPEILLTRDNKLVYDPFPADIWALGVLLYCMINRGYPFPSDGSKMLEQQMIHKIRFGKKMQFEPGIDLIDLFQRILEPNAELRLRMDQLMKHPWLIKEINIVERNVRLYRAAENSQSVTMKTKNQSMWARESFLEKIAQRKMAIVKRLRSS comes from the coding sequence ATGTTTCGTGAATTATGTAATTGTTGGCCAACAAAACCGGCACGTCATAAACGCGAAAAAGAACGTAAAAATGAACGcaaaaataatgaacgaATAACAACGATGACGAAACGACGATATGatacaaatagaaaaacttatgattggaaaaaagaagattCATCCATACGATTATCTACTCGTTCAGGTTTTGCACAGATTCCAACATCgccaacagcaacaatggCTGGTGctacatcaatcaatcaaagtaTGCGTCAAGCAACACCGAAATTATCACGGCCATCGACACCATCACAAATGAAAACGACGGATTTGACACATATCATTCGTCATGatccaaatgaaacaacCGTTGAAGAAATTCTACATTGGAATGGCTATAAATTGGAAGTTGAAATCGGAAAAGGAAGTTTCGGCTCAGTATATCGTGCACGTGATCTTGTCAATGATACATTGGTAGCCTGTAAAGTGATCGATATAAGTAAAACTTCGAAAAATCAAAGTCTTTCAGTTCGTAATGAATTATACGTTATGGAAAGTGTTAATCATCCACATATAATCAAACTATATagacatttcatcattgaatcaccGAAATCTCGTCAGGTTTATATTTTCATGCAGCTTgccaaatcaaaatcattatcggTTTATGTTCGATCATTTAAAACGGGTTTACCCGaacaaacaacgaaaaaaatgtttgcacAAGTCGTATCGGCTATCAATCATTTACATGAGAAACATATTGCACATCGTGATATTAAAATGGGCAATGTATTAttagatgaaaataatgattgtttagTGACCGATTTTGGTTTAAGTCGTATTGCATATCGTGCATCACAAggtaaaaaaatattgacaaaTAAATTCTGTGGTACAATGCCATATATGGCACCAGAAATCCTATTGACACGTGATAATAAATTAGTTTATGATCCATTTCCTGCTGATATTTGGGCATTAGGCGTACTATTATATTGTATGATTAATCGTGGCTATCCATTTCCAAGTGATGGTTCAAAAATGTtggaacaacaaatgatacaTAAAATACGTTTTGGtaaaaaaatgcaattcGAACCAGGCATTGATCTTATTGATCTATTTCAACGAATATTGGAACCAAATGCTGAATTACGATTACGTATGGATCAACTAATGAAACATCCATGGCTAATTAAAGAGATTAATATTGTTGAAAGAAATGTAAGACTATATCGTGCGGCCGAAAATTCTCAATCAgttacaatgaaaacaaaaaatcagtCAATGTGGGCAAGAGAAagttttcttgaaaaaattgcTCAACGTAAGATGGCTATTGTGAAAAGACttcgatcatcataa
- the LOC124492679 gene encoding cytochrome P450 4V2 isoform X2: MKNFVIIQDFSNIRFEYQNKIMATIVTMLPIGVIITAILVIIVNLFRLIFIQYRSYQYLKKIPGPDFRNPLLGNLKLFIDIICTPNYRPSQGFFSLLKDLSDEYGSKLGLCRVWFGPFIPIVVVTDANIAQKILNSEHHLDKATPYRLVRFVIFDGILTCNTEKWRQQKRELQPHLKLKALHSYLPNTKHYLSILNEKIDQCIKDNNGIFSDAKPVVSTFVLDVLGEFNSLSAGFKEPKFIERFERMTDLSYVNLLKPWTYFFRYELFNSLILFTTKNMDNLKSLWLILRFQRSVREIINNRVEKLRKNKDERTTMMLDTMIESRMDHNSMKVTNIKEIETHMNFFIIGGHDTTTTSLSWTLYLLGHHPQIQERLREEIDEYLDELEANDEQITLLNMKRLKYLECCILEALRLYPSAPIVGRRGRTPIQLDNGITLPTHVNYLIIISKILKDPKYFREPNRFYPERFLVDKDDTENWFTHLAYFPFSAGIRMCLGREYAMMQSRMLFINLVGNYLIKSLDNYGELNPTMNVLHVPAHFPIQFQRRTNCKIRKLII; encoded by the exons atgaaaaattttgttatcattcaagatttttcaaacattcgattcgaatatcaaaataaaattatggCAACCATAGTGACCATGTTACCCATTGGTGTAATAATAACCGCCATACTAGTCATCATTGTTAATCTATTCAGATTAATTTTTATCCAATATCGATCTTATCAATATCTGAAAAAGATTCCTGGCCCTGATTTTCGTAATCCATTGCTTGGAAATTTAAAACTATTCATCGATATCATTTGTACACCTAATTATCGTCCATCACAAG gATTTTTTAGTCTATTAAAAGATTTAAGTGATGAATATGGTTCAAAATTGGGTCTTTGTCGTGTTTGGTTCGGACCATTCATACCGATTGTCGTTGTAACCGATGCTAATATTGCacagaaaattttaaacagTGAACATCATCTGGATAAAGCTACACCATATCGTTTGGTTCGATTCGTAATATTTGATGGAATTCTTACATG TAATACGGAAAAATGGCGTCAACAAAAACGTGAACTACAACCACATCTTAAATTGAAAGCATTGCATTCATATCTACCGAATACTAAACATTATTTATcgatattgaatgaaaaaattgatcaatgtatCAAGGATAATAATGGTATATTTTCGGATGCTAAACCAGTCGTTTCAACGTTTGTACTCGATGTTCTTGGTG aattcaattcattatcagCTGGTTTCAAAGAACCTAAATTCATCGAACGATTCGAACGTATGACTGACTTAAGCTATGTAAATCTATTGAAACCATGGACATATTTTTTCCGTTatgaattattcaattcattgatattgTTCACAACCAAAAATATGGATAATTTAAAAAGTTTGTGGCTTATTCTACGATTTCAGCGTTCAGTTCGAGAG ATCATTAATAATCGTGTGGAAAAATTACgtaaaaataaagatgaacGAACTACAATGATGCTGGACACAATGATCGAATCACGAATGGATCATAATTCAATGAAAGTGACAAATattaaagaaattgaaacgcatatgaattttttcattattggcG GACatgatacaacaacaacttcatTATCATGGACATTATATTTGCTTGGTCATCATCCACAGATACAGGAACGATTACGTgaagaaattgatgaatatctAGATGAATTGGAAGCTAATGATGAACAGATTACattattgaatatgaaaCGATTAAAATATCTGGAATGTTGTATACTGGAAGCATTACGTCTTTATCCATCGGCACCGATTGTTGGTCGCCGTGGACGAACACCAATTCAACTGGATAATGGAATCACTTTACCAACACATGTTAattatttgataatcatatcgaaaatattgaaaGATCCAAAATATTTTCGTGAACCAAATCGTTTCTATCCAGAACGTTTTCTAGTGGATAAAGATGATACAGAAAATTGGTTCACACATTTAGCTTATTTTCCATTCAGTGCCGGTATTCGTATGTGTTTGGGTCGTGAATATGCAATGATGCAATCAAGAATGTTATTCATCAATCTAGTTGGTAATTATCTAATTAAATCATTAGATAATTATGGTGAATTGAATCCAACAATGAATGTTTTACATGTACCGGCACATTTTCccattcaatttcaacgacgaacaaattgtaaaattagaaaattaataatttaa